A genomic window from Quercus lobata isolate SW786 chromosome 10, ValleyOak3.0 Primary Assembly, whole genome shotgun sequence includes:
- the LOC115965510 gene encoding dCTP pyrophosphatase 1-like, with the protein MENSNGCSRKSKDVSLQELRDRLAEFAEVRGWDQYHSPRNLLLALVGEVGELSEIFQWKGEVAKGLPNWSSDDKEHLEEEISDVLLYLVRLADVCGLDLGQAALTKIVKNAKKYPVMNHN; encoded by the exons ATGGAGAACTCTAATGGGTGctcaagaaaatcaaaggaTGTTTCTCTTCAAGAGCTCAGAGATAGGCTTGCTGAGTTTGCTGAAGTACGAGGATGGGATCAATATCACAGTCCTAGAAATCTCCTTCTAGCACTA GTGGGAGAGGTGGGAGAGCTATCAGAGATATTCCAGTGGAAGGGAGAGGTTGCAAAAGGTCTACCCAACTGGAGTTCTGATGATAAGGAGCATTTAGAAGAGGAGATCTCAGATGTTCTGCTCTATCTAGTACGTCTTGCTGATGTTTGTGGGCTAGATCTTGGACAAGCTGCTCTGACAAAAATAGTCAAGAATGCCAAGAAGTACCCTGTTATGAATCACAACTAG